A region of Natribaculum luteum DNA encodes the following proteins:
- a CDS encoding DUF7310 family coiled-coil domain-containing protein, protein MTDSDALERRLAAVERALVDGDHALTDLPDAAAVADELARLDERLDDLDARVAELEGSTRALRGYVGNVRSADEDVERRADAAIATVDRLERRVAALECATRSSDGPGGDLVSPSCTRAADGSFEGAETLETLEDVDPTRIGTTPDEDAGESVEEGENEGGVLASVRRLLP, encoded by the coding sequence ATGACCGATTCCGACGCGCTCGAGCGACGACTGGCTGCCGTCGAACGGGCCCTCGTCGACGGCGACCACGCGCTCACCGACCTCCCTGACGCGGCCGCCGTTGCCGACGAGCTGGCCCGTCTCGACGAGCGACTCGACGACCTCGACGCTCGCGTCGCAGAACTCGAGGGGTCGACGCGGGCGCTTCGTGGCTACGTCGGCAACGTCAGATCGGCAGACGAGGACGTCGAGCGGCGTGCCGACGCGGCGATCGCGACCGTCGATCGCCTCGAGCGTCGCGTCGCCGCACTCGAATGTGCGACGAGGTCGTCCGACGGACCCGGCGGCGACCTCGTCTCGCCGTCGTGCACGCGAGCGGCCGATGGCAGTTTCGAGGGTGCCGAAACGCTCGAGACACTCGAGGACGTCGACCCGACGCGGATCGGCACGACGCCCGACGAGGACGCAGGCGAGTCCGTCGAAGAAGGCGAGAACGAGGGAGGTGTTCT